The following are encoded in a window of Thermoanaerobaculia bacterium genomic DNA:
- a CDS encoding TetR/AcrR family transcriptional regulator: MNIHSPTLAGLPGPPTPRQAEILDRAAELVAESGLGNLTMKRVAERVGFTEPAIYRHFQGKQALVRAMVERFGGRLLGTIAAIAADPGLGPQERLLAMVRHHISLLRASRGLPILLIAEGLASGDSELIGQLGSVMQRYAGLLGGVLAELDLDLGVAPERQATLFLGLPAAIGIQLRAFPDLALSDAETEILVRHYVRSLTTPVAPVAEGDRVPGPEARP; the protein is encoded by the coding sequence GTGAACATTCACTCACCTACCCTCGCTGGCCTTCCCGGGCCACCCACTCCCCGCCAGGCCGAGATTCTCGACCGCGCGGCGGAGCTGGTCGCGGAATCGGGGCTCGGCAACCTGACGATGAAACGCGTCGCCGAGCGGGTCGGGTTCACCGAGCCGGCGATCTACCGCCACTTCCAGGGCAAACAGGCGCTGGTGCGGGCGATGGTCGAGCGCTTCGGCGGCCGGCTTCTCGGCACGATCGCGGCGATCGCCGCCGACCCCGGGCTCGGGCCGCAGGAGCGGCTGCTCGCCATGGTGCGCCACCACATCTCCCTGTTGCGGGCGAGCCGCGGCCTGCCGATCCTGCTCATCGCCGAGGGCCTCGCTTCGGGTGACAGCGAGCTGATCGGCCAGCTGGGTAGCGTCATGCAGCGCTACGCGGGGCTCCTGGGCGGCGTTCTGGCCGAGCTCGACCTCGACCTGGGCGTCGCTCCGGAGCGCCAGGCGACCCTCTTCCTGGGCCTTCCGGCGGCGATCGGCATCCAGCTGCGCGCCTTTCCCGACCTCGCCCTTTCCGACGCCGAAACCGAGATCCTCGTCCGTCACTACGTCCGCTCCCTGACCACGCCCGTCGCTCCCGTCGCCGAAGGCGACCGGGTGCCCGGGCCGGAGGCACGTCCATGA
- a CDS encoding carbonic anhydrase, producing the protein MMRALQALERLREGNARFVADLRGREAATSPARRHELPAGQEPFAILLGCSDSRVPAEIVFDQGLGDLFVIRVAGNIVAASQVGSVEFAAERFRTRLVVVLGHSQCGAVLATVEELQRPTANQSRYLRSIVDRVRPSVEPLLATGLRDDPEALVKQAVRANIRVSANHLRHGSELLEQLIQKDGLLVVGAEYSLETGVVEFFDGLPRAAEEGTR; encoded by the coding sequence ATGATGCGAGCGCTACAGGCACTCGAGCGGTTGCGGGAAGGGAACGCACGATTCGTCGCCGACTTGCGCGGCCGCGAGGCGGCGACCAGCCCGGCGCGCCGGCACGAGCTTCCGGCCGGCCAGGAGCCGTTCGCGATCCTGCTCGGCTGCTCGGACTCGCGGGTGCCGGCGGAGATCGTCTTCGATCAGGGCCTGGGCGACCTCTTTGTGATCCGCGTCGCCGGCAACATCGTCGCCGCTTCCCAGGTCGGCAGCGTCGAGTTCGCGGCGGAGCGCTTCCGCACTCGGCTGGTTGTGGTTCTGGGCCACTCGCAGTGCGGCGCCGTACTCGCCACGGTCGAGGAGTTGCAGCGCCCGACCGCCAACCAGTCGCGGTATCTGCGCTCGATCGTGGACCGGGTGCGGCCCTCGGTCGAGCCGCTGCTCGCGACCGGGCTGCGCGACGACCCCGAGGCGCTGGTAAAGCAGGCGGTGCGGGCCAACATCCGGGTCTCGGCGAACCACTTGCGGCACGGCTCGGAGCTGCTCGAACAGCTGATCCAGAAGGACGGGCTGCTGGTGGTCGGCGCCGAGTACTCGCTCGAGACCGGCGTCGTCGAATTCTTCGATGGCCTGCCGAGGGCGGCGGAGGAGGGCACACGATGA
- a CDS encoding dihydroorotate dehydrogenase-like protein: MNLDTTYLGLALPHPFICGASPLVDDLDNVRRLEDAGAAAIVMNSLFEEQITHDAMSAWFADELVDEPPPEALAFFPESSALGRGPDAYLEHLRRVKRAVAVPIIGSLNGSTPGGWLEYARLIQEAGADALELNVYALATDPWRGAAEIEAQTVEMIRAVRGALQIPLAVKLSPFYTSFAHFAERLVDAGVDGLVLFNPFYQPDIDIERQTVDRSLHLSLASDLALRLRWLAILSGQIRTSYAVSGGIHAAADAIKAVMTGADAVQMVSELLAHGPERLRTLREEFAYWLADHQYESIAQLRGSMNLGNCSDPAGYERANYMLILRSWHR, from the coding sequence ATGAACCTCGACACCACGTATCTCGGTCTCGCCCTCCCGCACCCCTTCATCTGCGGCGCCTCGCCGCTGGTCGACGACCTCGACAATGTTCGCCGCCTCGAAGACGCCGGCGCCGCGGCGATCGTGATGAACTCCCTCTTCGAAGAGCAGATCACCCACGACGCGATGTCGGCCTGGTTCGCCGACGAGCTGGTGGACGAGCCGCCGCCCGAGGCGCTCGCCTTCTTTCCGGAGTCGAGTGCGCTCGGGCGCGGGCCCGACGCCTACCTCGAGCACCTGCGGCGGGTGAAGCGCGCGGTCGCGGTGCCCATCATCGGCTCGCTCAACGGCTCGACCCCCGGCGGCTGGCTCGAGTATGCCCGTCTGATCCAGGAGGCGGGAGCCGACGCGCTCGAGCTCAACGTCTACGCCCTCGCCACCGATCCGTGGCGGGGGGCCGCCGAGATCGAAGCGCAGACCGTCGAGATGATCCGCGCCGTCCGCGGCGCTCTGCAGATCCCGCTGGCGGTGAAGCTCTCCCCCTTCTACACCTCGTTCGCCCACTTCGCCGAGCGCCTGGTCGACGCCGGAGTCGACGGCCTGGTGCTCTTCAATCCGTTCTACCAGCCGGATATCGACATCGAACGCCAGACCGTCGACCGCTCACTCCACCTCTCGCTGGCGAGCGACCTGGCGCTGCGGCTGCGCTGGCTCGCGATTCTCTCGGGTCAGATCCGGACCTCCTACGCGGTGAGCGGCGGCATCCATGCCGCCGCCGACGCCATCAAGGCCGTGATGACCGGCGCCGATGCCGTTCAGATGGTCTCGGAGCTGCTGGCGCACGGCCCGGAGAGGTTGCGCACGCTGCGCGAGGAGTTCGCCTACTGGCTCGCGGATCACCAGTACGAGTCGATCGCGCAGCTGCGCGGCAGCATGAACCTCGGGAACTGTTCCGACCCTGCCGGGTACGAGCGCGCCAACTACATGCTCATTCTGCGCAGCTGGCACCGTTGA